The nucleotide window TTATATTTAATGGCATGACGGGTCCGGGTGTCGATCATACACTCTTCCCGGGACAGTTCCAGCTTCACCGGCCGCCCGCCGACGGCCAAAGTCATGGCCGCAACTATTGGCTCCAGGCACGCGTCCTGCTTGCTGCCGAAGCCGCCGCCCACGTAAGGCTTTATTACCCGCACCCTGCCCCAGGGTATCCCCAAGGCCTGACCGACGATTCTCCTGATTATATGCGGTATCTGGGTGGAGGTGACAATGACAATACGGCCGTCGCTATCGACATAGGCGTAGGAAGTGTGGTTTTCCAGCTGGCAGTGCTGGACGATACTAGTTTCCAGCTCGTCTTCAAAGATATAGTCGGCCTTTTGCCAGGCTTCTTCAATATTGCCGATTTCATAACCAAAAGAGCTTAAGATGTTGCCCTCACAGTCTTCGTGGATCCGGGGCGCCCCTTCCCGCATGGCCGCTTCAGGGGTGAGGAGGGGTTCCAGCACTTCGTATTCTACATCTATTAATTTCAGAGCTTCCAATGCGGTCAGTTCGTCCCTGGCCACAACGGCGGCAACGGCGTCCCCCACAAAGCGGGCTTTGTCCGTTAAAATAGTGCGGTCGGCCTTGTCCCTGTGTTTGGGATCAAGGGCATAAGGGTGCCCGGCGGTGGCAAATTTTATTTGCGGGACGTCTTTATACGTCAAAACCGCTTCCACTCCGGGCAGCGCCCTTGCCCTATCGGCATCGATATTTTTAATGCGGGCATGGGCATAGGGACTGCGCAGAATTTTCCCCACCAGCATGTCCCTGGTAAAAAAGTCGGCAGTATACTTGGCTTTCCCGGTAACTTTGGCCACGGCGTCTACCCGGCTTATGCTCCTACCCACTACCGCAGAAGCCATTTTATTCCTCCCTTTCCTGCGAAGACAATAACGCCGCCCCTCGCCCGGAACGCGACCCTTCAATCCGGCCGCCCCCGGCCGGGGTTCCCATAACGGCGGCCGCCTTTTCTACCGCAGCTATAATTTTAGCATAACCGGTGCAGCGGCACAGGTTGCCCGCCAGGGCGTCTTTTATTTCCTCCCGGGAAGGATTGGGGTTCCGGTCCAGGAGGGCCTTGGCGCTCATGATCATGCCCGGGGTGCAGAAACCGCACTGGACGGCCCCTTCGCCGATGAAGGCTTCCTGCAGGGGATGGAGCCGACCGTCAGGGGAAGCCAGACCTTCGACAGTCTGAATTTCGGCACCGTCGGCCTTGGCCGCCGGTATCAAGCAGGAATCCACGGCCAGGCCGTCCATGATCACCGTGCAGGCGCCGCATTCCCCCTTGCCGCACCCTTCCTTGGTACCGGTAAGTCCCAAATAATCCCGCAAAAGTTCCAGCAGAGTCGTATCAGCCGGCACATCCACCTGGTAAAGACGGCCGTTGACGGTAAGTTTGATCCCCGGCACGGCACATACCCCCTGACAACATAAAAAACCAGCTGCCGGACCCGACTCGTAGTCAGGCGATTTCCGGTCACCTGGTAGATACCCCCGGCCCCATCGCCGGGGTTATACGAGTTTATTGAGAATTATATTCGGCAAATATATCTTAAATCCTGCTGAAAATTTAATTTTCTTCCTGATATTTTTATGGCAGCCACGTGGGCTGCCATAAATTTAAGAGGTTATCATTTCCAAAAAGGCTTCTATCCTGGTCTGGAGCTGGGCCGCGTCTTTTTCGCTGAAATCACTTTCCAGGCATAAAACCGGTAGCCCCGCTTCCCGCAGGGCTTTTTCCACCTGCCGGGCTTCAAGGGCATAAGTCTGACAGAACTGGAGGGAATAATAAATCACCCCGTCGGCCTTTCCTTCCCTGGCCAGGCGCAGGATGTCTTCCATCCGGGACGTATTGGGAGTAAAGCAGGCACAGTTGATGTCCAGCAATCGCCGGGCCAAATTTTTTACCTGCTGGGATAAGGTTTCGCCGTCTTCAGGCACCATCCCGGCGAAATAACGGCTGCCGGTACATGTTTCTTCACCGATAATCACCGCCCCTGACTTCTCCACCAGGTGGTGTAGCTTCCAGTAAGGTAAAGGCATGGGTGTCCCCGTTACCAGGAGACGCGGTGCTCCTTTACTGGTAACACCTTCACCCCGGGCAATCCTATCCTCAAGTTCTTCGCAAAGGGCATTAACTTGAGCCGTGAAACGATCCGGGTCATCAAAGAAAGCCAGTTGCGAAATTAGCAGGGCGTCTTTTCCGCTAATAGGAACCGGGTCGGCCCGGCGGGCTTGATACAGGCGCTGCAGGGCCGCACGGCGGGCATTGGCCTTCTTGATAGCGGCATTTAATTTCTCACTATCGATTTTTTGTCCCGACCGTCGTTCAATTTCTTCTTTAAATCGGTAAATTTCCCCTTCCCAGAGGGCCAGGTCGGCCGCTTCCTTACGCTGGGGCAATTCCATTACGTAAGTAGGAACATAATCATTGAGGATTTCCCAGGTCTTCTTTTTCCCATCACAGGTAGTTTCGCCAACAAGAAAATCGACGACCTGAAAGTAAGGGCAAATCCGCTCCAGTTTAAAGCCAACCAGAGACTTAATCAGGGGGCACAGGTTACGCGGTAAAATTTGTTCCCCGGCAGGAACGGTAAACTGGGTTCCTGCACAGAGCCCGACACTAACCCCATCGACGGCAAGGATAAGTTCTTCCGGCACAAAAACACAAAAGGTACCGGCCACCAGCCGCCCGGCTCTTTTATGGGCCAAAATTTCTTCGACCCTCCTGCCATGGGCCTCACCTAAAAGGTTATCAAAATATGCCATACCCGCCGGCCGGTTATCTTGTTGTAAAAAAACCTCGCTAAAGGCCCCGGGCAACGCCGCCAAAAAGGCATCGTGCCTTTCCAGGTCCAGCCCTAAATCCCGCCACATCTCCCGGTAAGCATTGCTCAAAGGGATCAACTCCTTCAAGTAATTTTATCTTGGTATATTTTCGCTTTTTATCATCATTATCCTTTATAACATATATTCCATTTTGTTATTTTTGTCGTCGGCTGTGAAGACATTATGAAGAAAATATGAAGAAAGTCTGAAAGATCGCATATTCTTCTTGACATATACCCATATAGGGTAATATGCTGGGACTAGACTTAAATCTTATTCACTTCCAAGGAGAGAGATGCGCATGAATCACAGAAAGCATGGCTTGCTAATGCTCCTGGGTTGTGGCCTGATGATAGTGGCCGTATTTTTCTTACTGACCCGCGGTGCAGCTGCAAGCGACGGCACCGCCGGTGGTAGTTGGGCCTGGCTGTTATTCTTGCTTTGTCCCCTGATGCACCTTTTCATGATGGGCGGGCACAATCACGGTGAATGTCAGCATGGGGAGCAAAAGGATCCCGGTAAAAGTGAAGACGCAGGATGAACAAAAAGCGCAACAACCGCATCACGAGGTTGCTGCGCTTTTTGTACACGGTGTCCGCGGCCGATGTAAGCTGTTAGAAATCGGCCAGGGCTTTGAAGGCCAGCCAGGAAAGCAGGGCACTGCCAATGGGCAGGCAATCTTCGTTGATATTAAACCGGGGATGGTGCCAGGGATAGGGAGGCTCTCCCGGGATGGCTGCCCCGAGGTTAAAATATACTGCCGGGACCTTTTCGGCATAGCGGGCAAAATCCTCGGCACCCATAGAAGGGGCTGCCAGTTCGAATACCTTTCCCGGTCCCAGGAGTTCTCCGGCTACCCGGCGAAACAGTTCGGTAAGCCTGGCATCGTTTATTAGGGGCGGGTAGCCCAGCAGGTAATCAAGTTCAATCTCCGTCCCGCTGGCGGCGGCCACCCCGGCCAAAATCTCCCGCATATCTTTTTCCAGCTGCTGCCTGGTAACCTGGTTTAAGGCCCTGGTAGTGCCCGTCATAGTTACCTCACCAGCAACAATATTTTCTTTCTCACCACCATTAATAGTGCCGATGGTCAGAACGGCCGGCTGCACCGGATCAATGCGGCGGGCGACAATAGACTGTAAAGCCAGAATCGCCTGGGCGGCAGCGACGATGGCATCCGCGCCCAGGTGGGGTGCAGCACCGTGGCTGGTACGCCCCTTGATCCTAATGGTAAAGTTATCGGCCGAGGCCATAGCAGCTCCCGATCTGACGCCCACCGTACCTGCTGGCAGGGCAGAAGTTACATGGAGGCCAAAGACGGCCTTGACCGGTGGATCGGCCAGGGCTCCGGCTTCAATCAGCAGACGAGCCCCGCCAGGGGGTAATTCCTCCCCGGGTTGAAAAAGGAAAACCACCGGGCCAGGGAGTTCCCGGCGGTGGGTTGCTAGCAGCGTCGCCGCCCCTAAAACGATGGCCATATGGGCATCATGGCCGCAGGCATGCATCCGGCCCGGGCAGCGGGAAGCATATTCCGCCCCCGTAGCCTCCTGGAGGGGCAAGGCATCCATATCCGCCCTTAAGGCCACGGCGGGGCCTTCTTTCGCCCCGTGCAGGATTCCGATAATCCCGGTACCACCGATACCTGTCCTGACCTTCAAACCCAGTTGCTCTAACACCCCGGCCACCAGGGCGGCTGTTTCTTTTTCCTCAAAACTCAGTTCCGGGTACTGGTGCAGCTGCCGCCGCCAGGCGACCAGCTGCGGTTTGAGGTTTTCAGCTTCTGCCAGGTAGTAATCTCTTTCTACCAACAGGGGGTCACCTTGATTCCGCGATTGATTTGCGCATTTACATTTTTCATTATACTCCCCCGCCCATATTTAAGACAAGTTCTACTGGACCTCCCCCCGGCCATATTTAGCCGCAATCCTGGCGATATTCTCCAGATCCCTTGAGGTTAAATACCCGCCAATGGTCCGCAGGCGCATCAGGAAAAGATCGCGGCCTTGCTGCTTGATAAAGCCGCCCTTTTTGAGTTCATGAAAATCCAGGTTCATGGTGTTTCACCTTTCGCATTTTGTGGCACAGACAAAGGTATACTCTTCCAGTTCACGAATGCGCGGGCTGTCGCCGCAGACAGGGCAATTACTATTGCGTTCGGCCTTAACTTCCCGGAAGCGCATCTCCAGGGCATTGTAAATCAGGAGCCGGCCGGTCAGGGTATCCCCAACCCCAAGTAAAATCTTGATTACCTCCGTGGCCTGGATTGCCCCGATAAGTCCCGGTACTGTACCTATAACCCCTGCTTCCTGGCAACTAGGTACGGCTCCCGGCGGGGGCGGGTCGGGAAAAATACAGCGGTAACATGGCCCCTGTCCGGGTTTGATGGTCATGACTAGCCCGTCCCATTGCAGCACCCCGCCCTCGACCATGGTCTTGCCGGTCATGACACAGGCATCGTTTAGTAAATAGCGGGTGGGAAAGTTGTCGA belongs to Moorella humiferrea and includes:
- a CDS encoding (2Fe-2S)-binding protein codes for the protein MPGIKLTVNGRLYQVDVPADTTLLELLRDYLGLTGTKEGCGKGECGACTVIMDGLAVDSCLIPAAKADGAEIQTVEGLASPDGRLHPLQEAFIGEGAVQCGFCTPGMIMSAKALLDRNPNPSREEIKDALAGNLCRCTGYAKIIAAVEKAAAVMGTPAGGGRIEGSRSGRGAALLSSQEREE
- a CDS encoding double-cubane-cluster-containing anaerobic reductase, with protein sequence MSNAYREMWRDLGLDLERHDAFLAALPGAFSEVFLQQDNRPAGMAYFDNLLGEAHGRRVEEILAHKRAGRLVAGTFCVFVPEELILAVDGVSVGLCAGTQFTVPAGEQILPRNLCPLIKSLVGFKLERICPYFQVVDFLVGETTCDGKKKTWEILNDYVPTYVMELPQRKEAADLALWEGEIYRFKEEIERRSGQKIDSEKLNAAIKKANARRAALQRLYQARRADPVPISGKDALLISQLAFFDDPDRFTAQVNALCEELEDRIARGEGVTSKGAPRLLVTGTPMPLPYWKLHHLVEKSGAVIIGEETCTGSRYFAGMVPEDGETLSQQVKNLARRLLDINCACFTPNTSRMEDILRLAREGKADGVIYYSLQFCQTYALEARQVEKALREAGLPVLCLESDFSEKDAAQLQTRIEAFLEMITS
- a CDS encoding DUF2933 domain-containing protein, whose protein sequence is MNHRKHGLLMLLGCGLMIVAVFFLLTRGAAASDGTAGGSWAWLLFLLCPLMHLFMMGGHNHGECQHGEQKDPGKSEDAG
- a CDS encoding M20 metallopeptidase family protein gives rise to the protein MVERDYYLAEAENLKPQLVAWRRQLHQYPELSFEEKETAALVAGVLEQLGLKVRTGIGGTGIIGILHGAKEGPAVALRADMDALPLQEATGAEYASRCPGRMHACGHDAHMAIVLGAATLLATHRRELPGPVVFLFQPGEELPPGGARLLIEAGALADPPVKAVFGLHVTSALPAGTVGVRSGAAMASADNFTIRIKGRTSHGAAPHLGADAIVAAAQAILALQSIVARRIDPVQPAVLTIGTINGGEKENIVAGEVTMTGTTRALNQVTRQQLEKDMREILAGVAAASGTEIELDYLLGYPPLINDARLTELFRRVAGELLGPGKVFELAAPSMGAEDFARYAEKVPAVYFNLGAAIPGEPPYPWHHPRFNINEDCLPIGSALLSWLAFKALADF
- a CDS encoding HesA/MoeB/ThiF family protein; the protein is MTLTNQEIERYSRQIIIKNIGGRGQERLKRGKVLIVGAGGLGSPAAYYLAAAGVGKIGIVDSDVVDISNLQRQILHSTERLGRPKVESARETLLALNPNLTINTYHLRLGKDNILDIIRDYDVIVDGVDNFPTRYLLNDACVMTGKTMVEGGVLQWDGLVMTIKPGQGPCYRCIFPDPPPPGAVPSCQEAGVIGTVPGLIGAIQATEVIKILLGVGDTLTGRLLIYNALEMRFREVKAERNSNCPVCGDSPRIRELEEYTFVCATKCER